Part of the Uloborus diversus isolate 005 chromosome 9, Udiv.v.3.1, whole genome shotgun sequence genome is shown below.
GTGACCATATATCAAGGTCTGACTGTATTTGGAAAAATGTGAAAGTTAATAAAGCAATATATTTCTTCATCATTCTccatttaaatgtattttctgcACACTGAATTGCGGCAATCTGAGCTCAAAGTAGCAACACGAATAAAGATAATGGATAAATACAagttgttttctttaaaatgtattaaatcaaGAAATGCATAGAAAATCgttgtaaaatttaaactattcaaGCTGCTGTCTGTTTTATTGAAGTACACTAAAATAATTACtcacattaaatttttaatgattgaaTAAATGTTGAACCGAGGAAACTTGGGTATGGAGAAGAGCATGAATAGTTAATCAGTCAATAAAAACTTTGAGACTTACATATTTAATTGAACAGCCGCCCAAGAGTCACTTTTATATTTAATAGTTTTCATACTGAAATGTGAAACTGAAatatgaacataaaataaaactaatttttaagcaaGTGTTAAAGTATACAATAACATGTGTggcaaaattttatcaaattaccTTTTATTACATTTACAAATCCTGATAACAATCAGGAGTGTCCACCCTCAAAAGCGATGGCACATCCCAATAAAATCTATAGAGTATTCATACATAATTCGCCCcaactaagatttaaaaaaaaacacatcaaaaTCAAccccaataaaaatttcaatgctgaaAACTGCcccatgattccccccccccccttgtatgcacccgtttaaaaaatgtgaaacagATTCTTTGGAGAATTTTTCTGTAAGTAAGCTTATCTACAATGTTGCACTTAAACTATCTCATGAAATGTTTCAATGTATTTGTTTAAACTAATTTTGCATCACTGCCAAAGAGTAgtctgaagagaaaaaaaactgccatgttttgtcaataaaaaataatttatttgatctTTGTTTCAATTTTACCAATGTTCTGactatttaaaaaagttttcttctgCTAGGCTATGCTTCCTTACAGACAGGGAAATAATCATATAGAAATTTAAACATGTTATTTTACACTATGATACTTCTCAAACTgaattgtacaaaatttcgtgAAGTGAGCTCATAGATGGCATTTTGAATCAAAGTGAAAACTTTATAATTAgaatacacacagaaaaaaaagtttcgtaattTTAAATGGGCCTTGATTCTGAAATTTTCTGTATTtctcaaaaatgcaagaaaaaaaaacaatttactttaaaattatttattttcataaatcaataaatacaaaattatttgcaacaatacactatttttacataatttcacTTCTCactttttaaacaagaagttaaCAGTTAGATTTGTAATACTGACCGTCTTGAACAAGCATAAAAAAGATGCCATATTTTGtacatattattaaattttaaataaatttcatgagAAAACTGCCaagagtttgaaataaaaatttagataaaaGATTTCCCTCtgttgataaaatataaataaataagtaaacaaaatctTAAAGAATTTAATTTGTATATGGAATCACATACAGCCATATAACAAAGATAAATTGCACAATAACTAAACGTTAAATGTTTTCAGTATTGATCATTACATGGAACCATTAAATTATTTTGTCTATAATTCACTCAGTTCAATGGCAAGAACATGTTTTAATTGTGTTTATCGAagagtataaaaagttatttaaaaataataaataaaaattgttttcctcTTTggcaacaatattttttaatcaaaatattatgTTCAAGTATGATATCTTTCTTGTTTTCTTCAGACATCATGATTTTAAAGCACTAGGTGACAGCATAATGCTTAACTAGAAAAACAAGAAGCATAAAATTAGGTTTATAAAAAGctataaaagttaaaaacaaaagcttTCTTTTTACATTAGGTGTTTTCAATAAGTTTACTGTCATGAGTAGAAgaccaaattaaatttttggcTGAACTTTACAAATTATGCTCTATATCAGCAAAAGACTAGTTTCAAAAGTACGGCATGTAATAGATACAATGCCAGTTtaatgttaataataaaatttgctttgaaaagtttaattttattagtAAAATCACATCAAGTAGGAGTAAAATTAACAAACAAGAAGCCCTATAATTAGCACACAcagaaaataactcaaaaacagaataaataaataaagcaatttttttttaacttgaaatattCAGCTGCACTTACTTGTTCTAAAGAAGGGCATGCAATGATGACTTGTTCCTCCTCGGTATAATTTACTCGTATCAGCTGCAAGAGTTGTTCGAAACAACCTTGAATTTGtgtctaaaaataaatgaacaattaaaacaaaagaaaatgctaatccatttaaaaagcaaattaaaatatgataaattaCATTCTCATTTTTTGTACTGCAAAAATCACAAGGTGTCTGAAACGTCTTTGACACGGTTAAAAAATTCCCAGAAAAACAAGAAATTGTCGAATGAATATGATGTTTGCACaagaatacttcacaggttcatgaattttttatgagagtgaagaaaaaagaaagaacttccAAATTTTGCTAAAAGGTGGCACTGTACAGTCACGGTAAGAAAACCATATGTAATGTGAGGtgcttaatcattttattaaaaagaaagtaaCATTTAAAACCATAGAACACATAAACTTCCTACgcaggaagaaaatattttgagattgttcagcttctggttttggaataaattattgttaaaaaacatgCACAAAAATCAGAGGAGAGGGGTTCATAAGTGTAATATTCAGGCACAACTAGGGGACTGGAGCTCTCCCTTAAAAACTTTCTTGAAACTGATAGTCTATCTTCATTCTCATGTGGATCACCCCCAAAATCTACACTTGATAATGGATAGTTGTAATcttcattcaaaaattcaaaaagctGCTATAGTAAAAGTTTTACATGTTTAACTCATTTCCTTTTCCTATTTTAGAACCTGGCACACACACATGCaaacaaaagagagagagagagaaaaggttCTAAACACTAGTTTACCTCACTGTATGTAAAATTTATTGATAAAGAAGTAAAGTTGCACAATAAATATTTTCCCGATGTAAAATACAAATTACAAATATGACAGGTGAGGATTGATTTATGCAAATTAATAGACACTGCATATGAAATATAAAGACCCCAGAAATCTAGATTTTTCTCTGCAGCGTATCACCACAGCATTTGAAGCTATCAATCTGCTTAAACATTTGGAATTgagaaggaaggggggggggggaatgcattCAAGGTcccttttcaaattttgaaaaaaaatatccgcCTTTTCTCCCTGGTTTATTCTTGATATTACATAAGTGCTGCAGAGTAAATTTGGTTATTAatcagcaaattttcaaaatttaacgttatgaaatgtatttaaagtttgaagaacATGGCTGACAAGTCAACATGTTTCCAAATGCAGGTCTGTAGTACAATTATTAACGACTCTTGTGTAAGAAGCACAGAAACTAATGTATCAATAAGTAAATCAGCCTTCATCCAAAACATTTTGATTGAGTACAAAGGTCAGGTTTTCAGCATATTTTTCCTGGGGTTTGTGTAAAAATTTGGTTTATCCAAGAGAATTCCTAAAtatttgaggaaaatttcaaatttgcagaGAATTCCAGAATTTTGAGACTTATGAACGCTGAATAATATACAACACACAATGTAATGTattcatacataaaaataatttacagtATTCAACTACAAACCTTAACTGGGCGTAATAAAATGTATTCAGTGTCTGGATTAGCTAAATATAGTGACATGCTTCGATGTAATGGTGGTAACTTCGTTTTTAAAGAGCGAATATTATCAGCAATGAGTTGTGAGAGTTTCTCGGCTGCTGCAAATGGCTGCTGACTTAGATTTATTTCTCGAGCATCAGATGATTGCATTTCCATCACTGTTTTTgcctaaaaatacaaaatatataaataaataatttatataaaaattaattttaaaaatatggttatATTACAATAATTTAATGTCAAAAATGTGGTATTTGAAACTTTTCTAGcagtaatgtaatttttaaagtaaaatttttgcagaagtatttaattacttttttttacaatcaacAAACgtgaaaatactatttttaaaaaaaattatcaagaataaaaaatctttattaactCAGCGGTGCACAACCTCTTTTAATCAGACGGATGCACCGCATGTTAAGATGAATCTTGCAGGCCAGAacacttaaaatataaatgcatCTAAATTTGTTCTAGCTGACATGAAAAAcatagaaaaagaaagaaaattacaaaccaagaatagttgttattattactacatattttattaatatgaaGTTTTCATTGCTTTGGTGAAACcaatttctaacatttggctTCAAATATGCAACGATCTTTCTTGATATCCATTGGAAATGGCCGGTTGTTTTAGAAGGTTCCAGaacttaatttttgattcaaaacaatgAACATAGCAATGGGCCACATAGATAAGCTTTGTGAGCCCAATACAACCTGCAAATATAAAGGTTGGGGATGATTGCATTAACTCATGAAAAGGGTGGAGTGAGGGGCAGATTTAGGGGTTAAAAATCCCTTAAAACTTTTGGTTTTAAGCcacactaaaaatgtattttgttacaTAAACTATACATGTAAGCTGGGCTGAGGAGTTAGAAAGAAATATGACCGGCTCCAGCAATTTTAGAACCTTCAACTCCTACTCAGTTAacacaaaatcagtccgactctgcaagcactggcagagttgcggactttgaggcaAAATGGCATACTCCGAATCTTGGagttttaaacctttgactcctgactccaactcctttaccgagctcagtccgactctgactctgtaTGTAAGTACCATATACCCAACCTCAGGAAAAAACTCTCGCTTGTTGAAACCAAATAACTCTGGCAAAAAATTCCAACTGTGCTAGTGAGttataaatataaaaactaatttcataaaaaaaaatttaaaaataggggAAGAAGGGTATTATAATGttgtggtctttttttttttttttttttttaatttattcattcaaggAAGTTACTGAATGTGAGCTGCCCGTTTCTTATCAGATCAAAAACTTACTTTACTCAAAAAGTCTTGTAAAGAGCCTATGAGATGAGCCACTGTGTGCGAAATGAAATCTTCACATACAACTTTTAATTGCTTATCAACTGCTTTCTTGGAATCTATCAACTGTTCAATCACATGAGGAGTACcctaagtaataaaaatatatatgattcAAGTAAAGCATCAACAATtgataaatatataaacaattCAATAATCAAGTTATTGAAGCTTTCATGCTTTATAAcatgcattataatttaaaatctaGCGATAGCTCatctttttttctcatatattaactcaaaattattaatatttcaaaagtacAAGTATGTACATTCCAGTacacaatttttttgtttaatgaaatacttttataataaaatgcatATGCAGAcacatcaaattatttaaaacaaaccaGCTCATAAATCACACAAATGCAAAGCAACAACTTTCTCCCACTTTTCAAATCTTACAGCATTTAAATGATATTGAATAATTGAAGAGAAATTAAGAAAAACTAATAGAGCTACGAAACATTATGCAGATAAAACAAAACAGTTAAAACAAAACAGttaaacaaaattgcaaaatatttaacagtttgcaacaaaacagttaaataattaatattaaatattaagcATCTAGTTATAAATGCAATTTCCTGAACATTTGatcacaaaaataacttttaaacacataatttaaatgaaaatggaGATATGATgggtaatattttataaaaattcagtATAAAATAGTAGTTAACCTGTAGTAAAAATTCCAAAATGGCATTGCTTGAATTCAGTGAAAGCAAATGTGTTCTGTTTTGAAGCAAACCATAAGCAGCAACTGGAAATGAAAACAAACTAGTTGTTTACATAATggtaagcaataaaataaatacttcaaCAACAATTTCACTTTTTACAAAACTGGAAGTAATGCTGAATGCattcaaatgttacttttttttttttttttttttttgtcatttaaaactAGAACTTAGTTTTTGTTccttttcaactttaaatttatacaaaaaaaaaaaaaaaatcttggatttctaggttttatttcttttagaaaTTGCATATCAATTTTGGAACAGCAGTTATTCAAAAATCTTATTGTTATTaagagttttttatttatttattttttttttccccgaaaaacAGCCAGAatgttaaagttaattttgtcaCCAAGGGCGgtgaaaaagcttttaaaaaaattgccttttttgtaGTTTCACTATGTATTAACCCTTCAAGcagccgtgacgtaaaattccttcacccagcgatgtatcgaagagcggccgtgtcgaaaaatttcgccatgaatattcttccatagaattttacgccgcagccgttctcgaagaagaatattcaaggccaaaattttcgacacggccgctcttcaatacatcgctgggtgaaggaattttacgtcacggccacTTGAAGGGTTAAGGAAGCACCCATACACACACGAAAAAAACACCctaaagaaatattatttatgatGCTGTgatttagcaattaaaaaaaatgttttcttttctgattttaatgcaacaacACAACTGTGATTCAGAATCTTGCAATGAGTTTAGATTATTTGTTCAGAAATTTTGATCGGAATTCACCCAAGGAAAAAGAAGTCATGCAAAAATGACACTTTCTGGGCTGTGGGGGAATAGAACACAAGACCTTTGAGCTATTTGATGTTACATGACGTTCTAACAACTAAGTAAATGGGCCTCATCTTGGGTTGCTATTCATTTATGCAATGcatgataaaacaaaaaaatcatttgacaTAAATgccattatttttgtaaaaatattttttaagttaaattgtgATTTAGCATGCTAAAATCAATGTTTTCTGACATTAATTCTGCAACATAACCGTGGTCCAGAATCTTGAGAAGAGTTCACATTACACATTCATGAAAATTTGGGTCAAAATTCTGAGGGGAAATTAACTCATTCAAATGGCTTTTAATATGGATTATGGGGGATCAAACGTTTGACCCTCTTGATTCACAAGATGATCTAAACAACTGAGCTATTAAGGCCTACCTTGTAGAGATACTATACAAATATACATTAAACACTATACATTGTACTATACATTAAACAAATGcttagtttgaaatattttttttttttcaaaaaaaaaaaccttcttaataaattgtaaattttttgcagaaagcggtgaaaaaaattaaaatggtatgttacttttgaattttgataaattattaaGTAAGATTAAAGaacttataaattaatattaataggTTGAATATTAACCATTGACTGTATTAGTATTTTCAGACTAcatagtaatttaaattaaaaaaaaggaaaacatttgtaaAACTAACAATGAATTTATATCCTGATTATGTTTACTGAAAATTATTAGTCAAACTGTGTTAAAACAAACTTAAAGGGACCTGTAACTGTCTTAACGGTAGATCCTCTTatcaaaaaaacaacaaattgcgTCATTTATAAATACAGTAAGGTGGTGATCGGAAATATTGTTTGTCATAGTAGTAATTTGTTTTAAGCAGGTTCTAACAGGTTAACAAAGATAcataataaaacaatatttttcacttcAAACACTATACCTTTTATTTTGCTGAAATCTAGAGTTGTTTCTTTGATGGCAAAATCAATTTGAAAAGGAGCAATTTGTTCTCTCAGAATCAACAGATGTTTGATTTCAAAAAGCTGTCCATCCAACAACGTCTACAGAAATGTAAAGATAAAAGACGAATTTTGGTCAAAGAGAAAACATGTACATGTTGTGTATTAATTTAACCACAAAAAATACCTTATTTTTACTTATGGTAGAACTTGCTGCAGCCAATGATTGAATACACATTGTGAGAACTTCTTGAGACAGTCCTTGGAAAAttgttttctgtaaaataaaatttaatttcagatataaatactaatgcaaattttattccaaaagaaaaatggagcaaaaaaggtaacagctccattaaaaaattcaaagatttatcaaatttttcaatatgaaTATACAAAGTAGGGATGCACAGATTTATCAGCAATAATCGGTAATCAGCCTTTTGCCGATTATTTAAAAACGGCTAAATTTAGCCGAATAATCagggataaaatatttttaaaataatttttgattactTGCAAAATACTGACAGACTGCATCGTCCAGGTTGTGGACTTATCAGTCCAGAATAGGGAATAACCAAGCCGAAGGCAGTTGAcatctcactgaagctgagagAGCCAACAAACTCgtggataaagtaaatttatcagCGAGAATCTGCAGACCTGGTgtggttcaactcgaaaattgaaggcaaagtttgGATATTAAGCAGAAAGTAACTGCCCCTAAGCAACCGGGCTGTCAGTATTTTGCAAGTAGTTCtctctctgggggggggggggccaataacttactgcttaatactttttaattaattttaaatctttgagtAGTTGAACAAGAAACTAATAGGAGTAAATTTATTAAccaataaatgaatttaatttttggaaacataAGTATATAACGTATAGCATGAAAGTAAgacaaatcaaacaaaatttgcataaaattgattgaaatatTGGAATTAATCCTCACCTGACGTTCATATCACACTATTATgagaacaaaatcaaaataaatgcgCACAATGAATTAGTAAGTCACTCTGGAgataaggaaattttaaaaaaaaactcacatctAAACAACGATATAATTTTGAGAGGCAAACTAATGTTCTTCGTACAGTTGGATACCACATCCCATGCAAATCTGCAGGAGAAtcttcaaagaaaattattttacattacattgatGCTGAAACAATTGattactaaaaagaaaactttttaaaaaatcttacaagtTATTGCTTTCTTTGGAGGTTCATATGGTTCAAGATCTTTAGTCGTGCTAGACGCATCACTGTCTCTTTCAGGAATCACTGCATTGTTTCCTGAAGATGTTATCACAGCATTGCTTGAGGAACTGATAGAGGTTAACGATGCTCGTGAGCTAGCTCGACTCAATCCGCCAGCAGAAAGGCTTTCAGCTAtactctaaaaataaatttaagttataCAGGGTATATCAAAAAGAATCATCTGATTTGGCATGTCTATATTTCGAACAGTAATAAACATatgcaattacaaatttttttggatgaaagGAAAACTGAAAAAGTTTACATGTGTCCTTCCATtttcaaaggtgttccatatgtcCACCTTTAGATATACGGCATATGTCTAAACGGTATTGAAACTCGTCCCACACTGCAGCGAGCATGTCCTGAGTTACGGATTCCACTGCTGTTGTTATGCGCTTCCTTAGATCATCCATTGTTGTTGGTAGAGGAGGCACATATACAGAGTCCTTGATAAATCCCCACAAGAAAAAACCACGTAAAACTTGAGAGTTTCCTCTTTCCAACAGTACGTTGTTGGCGCCTTTAGCTCGAAAAACAgaatagttatgattttttgaaatcggatGATTCTTTTTGGTACACCCTGTATTATTAAACCATGCTAGTTAAATTGTTTGtaacaaatacagtgaaacctgtgtaagctgatcacttgcggtgcactactttagtggtcaacttacaaaggttgatttatatgctaagggctaattctgtgccggaaaaaagtggtcaactcagacaggtggtcaacttacaaaggttgatttatatgataagggctaattctgtgCCGGAAAAAAGCCATCAACTCAGACAGGTGGTcaaacttcacaggttttactgtataacgaTGAAAATGCTATGAGTTGcttaaaaaacataattatatatttaatttgcCTAAGTaatttacatatgaggcagtgacaaGCAAAGAGAtgtacatgccaaaataaaaaatttggagaaaatcagtacaaatggtaagagaGCCTCTTCTCTAATTTAGgataagagatggtactagtaactcTGGTaaatgctgctatacagcatgatttaaaaaaaatcaatgaaagcctacaaaggatctgaactttaaacatgtttcactcaaaactttaaaaagttcacaTATATCCTTTTGCTCCTCACTGTGACATTCATAAATTGAAATAATACCATTTATAACATGATGCAAAcggcaatttttcttttctttttcattgtatACTGAAAATTTAGACATAAGTATTCTAAATAACAACAAACCTGCATGGACATTAgcaatgaaataaagaaataattattgagtTAAATAATTATCAATGAGAATTAAATATATCTGTGTTAAAACTATACAATTGAAGAAGGCAGCGTTAAAATGTACAATAATGACTCTCTACATGATTGAAAAAAGTTAACACATTTCAAAATTGTATAAATGCTAACTGAAACTACTTCACGTGAAAGTTAAAGTCTTTTGCTAATTACATAGTTGCACATGGACTCTCAATAGAGCAgtcatttaagtatttaaaattttatctatggatttaaaatataattcaacATATACTGTTATATGACCACTTTTACATACAACAGAACCCTGAGCAAAGTTGGTTTTACTTACATATTAAATAATGGTGACAAAACATGCACTACCTACAAAACacatcttcatatatatataatagccaatgatcgagtaacactcctgacgtcatcaacaatgaaactcgcgcgatGGCATGATTTTTTGACAatacgttttggtaatgtttgacatgcagggaaaggctttattgtaacaaggctgaattGGATCAAGCAACGTAACTGAtttgctggtaagactgtcatttcaggggaatgaagaaacaaaaaaagtggccaacagtgaacgctatctactagagtttaggattaattcactggagttaggtttaaaattttaaatgtcaaaatatcaccaaacaggcagtggcttcgttcaaatgtagaagcaattttcactcgtcatttCTTGCCGGGCGATTTTCAAGTGGATAAAGTAATTATGGAaacagaattttttaacttatttggATGGGAAAAAAACAAAGATCAACGAACCAATTACCTCCATCATCTCTAACTTATCAGGATAGGCAAGGTCGCCAGGACCAGGATTATAGTTCAAAATGTCTGTTTTCATGTAAATATGTGTACGATACACCAAACGCTCTTGAACATCCTCCAGCATTTGACGAACTACAGCTTTTACAGCTTCCAATTCATTTGCTAAAAGAATTCAAGTACAATACTTACACTTATAACACATATTTGTCATGAGCTTCAAATTAAgtgtcaaaaatttttaaataaactgtgAATATTACCTCCATATTGCATGTGCTCTTCAAGCATTTCAACCTATAATTAgagtaaattaaatattaattcacgcataaattatgtaaatatacatgattttaaattcattaaagaaTAACAGCTATTATCCGCTGACTTTGATTATCTGAACCTCTTTA
Proteins encoded:
- the LOC129229656 gene encoding conserved oligomeric Golgi complex subunit 3-like → MMDKENLIAEKLLAWDSESDSLAPLSDLQLKSISALQDSSYERPFPSELPVDDDVLFYQQESSVEEAADLLNFSSNADVKYTKIENAQQFLSWFTSVEEQLVDDEDIIYKAYMDELSKHCEQYSLIFDDLNCALKSLETLKEKYTFVSDKTNSLHEACEDLLMQQTKLVSSAETISQKLSYFNELETLSQKISSPTLSVVSETFMPLLSRLDECIAYVEANINYKESPVYLSRFRHLQSQALGMIRSYVISTLQQATQHVLPRRDTLSPSENAFTLYYGKFRSHAPRIHALMKQIEERVEKNPDYEVLVSDCHQCYFNQREILLGPSVSAAITDLAEKHKKDHCSLVRSGCAFLLHVCEDENQLFQQFFSQNSKHLEDFLEGLCMRLYDVLRPIIIHINHLETLAELCGILKVEMLEEHMQYGANELEAVKAVVRQMLEDVQERLVYRTHIYMKTDILNYNPGPGDLAYPDKLEMMESIAESLSAGGLSRASSRASLTSISSSSNAVITSSGNNAVIPERDSDASSTTKDLEPYEPPKKAITYSPADLHGMWYPTVRRTLVCLSKLYRCLDKTIFQGLSQEVLTMCIQSLAAASSTISKNKTLLDGQLFEIKHLLILREQIAPFQIDFAIKETTLDFSKIKVAAYGLLQNRTHLLSLNSSNAILEFLLQGTPHVIEQLIDSKKAVDKQLKVVCEDFISHTVAHLIGSLQDFLSKAKTVMEMQSSDAREINLSQQPFAAAEKLSQLIADNIRSLKTKLPPLHRSMSLYLANPDTEYILLRPVKTQIQGCFEQLLQLIRVNYTEEEQVIIACPSLEQLSIMLSPSALKS